One window of the Leishmania infantum JPCM5 genome chromosome 28 genome contains the following:
- a CDS encoding putative C-terminal motor kinesin, which translates to MRRNRKRERVAADEAENVGPGNTAAKRMPVAAAASSYSSPASHIPMHSRVVNVASDKSSGKKASSPCSPVTTPGASYDATTAQAVQRPHYANNTTTRAAAALSLDGIANASVRSSDSAESASSTAARAPLRRGRPQQPLRPPLSRSLMPNTPRSAAPLPGRGRGAAGLRSRVDHAATGASSPATAGAKGGNAASPTDASPSDSERQLWDTWREKREQLEREVQILTQYSHNLAEETQAVQDAIEGMLTEFEGERQRVEARHGATVARYQGFMDALRAREEACLAAKQRALDRIRTSRETVSQLQREQEATQDAIILATDGRDRLEQELASAKSTAAERAITLEHLQQEEDRMKDATYGLSGEVKELVLEMERLRKEKHRIDVQSMESEVARRELYSLCEELKGSIRVYCRVKGSALPVASQLPSDETACDVAPALQAVRSSKPDDICTCVGEGAAATVVAPVAMPPVSRLPSRSGSMGSTLSAGMLAVASTPTSTAGAAVAKTDARRNVGGGGLRSGCSTTRSSMATTSVMGDGEADATADEGAAPVFSFPDRGEADDLSDANRRAEQGGLLRVRGAAPTATAGSAAAASAHAVMPLLYPSTAQGSREEEAHLPVGAAADALHLPYSCGRSITIHQTRSNATSTGLSSFAETFTYDKVFTGDARQEEVYRDVEPLVRNAVDGYRVCIFAYGQTGSGKTFTMEGDVRGRPEMYGVTPRALQTILQRQAELANEGWSYELSCTFIEIYNDVIRDLFQSGSARYEVMLQQQHTAPTASSSAAVYHTIKHSGDRTHITNVIERNIRSMEEFLQLYKQAVLQRSTAKTDLNDVSSRSHCIFTLYISGTNATIRQRSDGVLCLVDLAGSERVNDSGVQGKQFKEAVNINRSLLDLGKCIRALRCGAVVPWRNCKLTYLLQNYLGAKGGKMLMIVTVSNAKAHALESLNSLRFAARVQETYVGTSVKRVTSI; encoded by the coding sequence atgCGGCGCAATAGAAAACGCGAGAGAGTGGCTGCCGATGAGGCCGAGAACGTCGGGCCAGGCAACACTGCTGCGAAGCGAATGCCtgtggccgccgcagcctcgTCTTACTCTTCCCCTGCCTCGCATATCCCGATGCATTCGCGGGTGGTTAACGTGGCATCGGATAAGAGCAGTGGCAAGAAGGCTTCGTCACCTTGTTCTCCGGTGACGACACCAGGAGCTTCTTATGATGCCACTACTGCCcaagcggtgcagcggccCCACTACGCAAACAACACGACGAcccgtgccgccgcggccttGTCGCTGGACGGCATCGCTAACGCTTCCGTGCGCAGTAGCGATTCAGCAGAGTCGGCATCCTCGACCGCGGCCCGCGCACCGCTGAGGCGCGGCCGGCCCCAGCAGCCGCTTCGGCCGCCTCTGTCACGTTCCCTCATGCCGAACACGCCTCGGagcgcggcgccactgccagggagagggcgtggcgctgctggccttCGCTCTCGCGTAGATCATGCCGCCACAGGCGCGAGCTCTCCCGCTACGGCGGGTGCCAAAGGCGGCAACGCTGCCTCGCCGACAGACGCATCTCCTAGTGACTCCGAGAGACAGCTTTGGGACACGTGGCGGGAAAAGCGCGAACAGCTCGAGCGAGAGGTGCAGATACTGACGCAGTACTCGCATAACCTCGCGGAGGAGACGCAGGCGGTCCAGGACGCTATTGAAGGCATGCTCACCGAGTTCGAAGGCGAGAGGCAGCGTGTAGAGGCACGCCACGGTGCCACAGTGGCGCGCTACCAAGGCTTCATGGATGccctgcgcgcacgcgaggAGGCTTGTCtggcagcgaagcagcgagCGCTGGATCGCATCCGCACTTCTCGAGAGACTGTGAGTCAACTTCAACGCGAGCAGGAGGCAACGCAGGATGCCATCATTTTGGCGACAGACGGGCGCGATCGGctggagcaggagctggcCAGCGCGAagagcacggcggcggaaCGCGCGATAACCCTTGAGCACCTGCAGCAAGAGGAGGATCGCATGAAGGATGCCACCTATGGCCTTAGCGGGGAGGTGAAGGAGTTGGTGCTGGAGATGGAGCGACTCCGCAAGGAGAAGCACCGCATCGATGTGCAGTCGATGGAGAGCGAGGTGGCCCGGCGAGAGCTGTACTCGCTTTGCGAGGAGCTGAAAGGCTCTATTCGTGTCTACTGCCGTGTGAAGGGCTCTGCCCTGCCAGTGGCGTCGCAACTGCCAAGCGACGAAACCGCATGCGacgtggcgccggcgctgcaggccgTTCGCTCGTCAAAGCCAGACGATATTTGCACCTGCGTGGGAGAGGGCGCTGCGGCTACTGTGGTCGCGCCTGTCGCCATGCCCCCCGTCAGCCGGCTGCCCAGCCGCAGTGGATCGATGGGGTCGACTCTTTCAGCCGGCATGCTGGCGGTCGCGAGTACTCCCACGAGCACCGCAGGGGCTGCCGTGGCAAAAACAGACGCCCGGCGCAATGTCGGTGGGGGTGGGTTGCGTAGCGGCTGCTCCACGACAAGGTCAAGCATGGCCACGACGAGTGTCATGGGGGACGGTGAGGCCGACGCCACTGCCGACGAAGGAGCAGCACCCGTCTTTTCCTTCCCGGATCGCGGGGAGGCAGATGACCTCAGCGACGCTAACCGGAGGGCGGAGCAGGGCGGGCTCTTGCGAGTGCGTggggcagcgccgacggcaacggcaggcagtgccgcggcagcctccgCCCATGCCGTGATGCCGCTCCTCTACCCTTCGACAGCTCAGGGctcgagagaggaggaggcgcatcTTCCcgtgggtgctgctgctgatgcgtTACATCTGCCGTACAGTTGCGGGCGTTCCATCACAATCCACCAGACGCGCTCCAACGCCACTTCGACAGGCCTCAGCAGCTTCGCGGAGACCTTCACCTACGACAAGGTTTTCACTGGCGACGCgcggcaggaggaggtgtaCCGCGATGTCGAGCCACTCGTGCGCAACGCCGTTGACGGCTACCGTGTGTGCATCTTCGCGTATGGGCAAacaggcagcggcaagacCTTCACCATGGAGGGCGACGTGCGAGGCAGGCCGGAGATGTACGGCGTCACTCCACGCGCTCTTCAGACGATACTGCAGCGGCAAGCCGAGCTCGCCAACGAGGGCTGGAGCTATGAGCTGTCTTGCACGTTTATCGAAATCTACAACGATGTCATTCGCGACCTGTTTCAAAGTGGGTCGGCGAGATACGAGGtgatgctgcagcagcagcacacagctCCGAcagcgtcctcctccgctgctgtgtACCACACGATCAAGCACAGTGGAGACCGCACGCACATCACCAATGTGATAGAGCGAAATATACGTAGCATGGAGGAGTTCCTGCAGCTCTACAAGCAGGCGGTGCTACAGCGAAGCACCGCCAAGACAGATCTCAACGATGTCTCCTCGCGCTCGCACTGCATCTTCACGCTGTACATTTCCGGCACAAACGCCACGATTCGCCAACGCAGCGACGGGGTGCTCTGCCTAGTCGACCTCGCAGGCAGCGAGCGCGTCAACGATAGCGGTGTGCAGGGCAAGCAATTCAAGGAGGCGGTGAACATCAACCGCTCGCTGTTGGACCTCGGCAAGTGTATCCGCGCTCTGCGCTGcggggcggtggtgccgtggCGTAACTGCAAGCTCACGTATCTCCTCCAGAACTACCTCGGCGCGAAAGGCGGGAAGATGCTGATGATCGTGACGGTTTCCAATGCaaaggcgcacgcgctggaGAGCTTGAACTCGCTGCGGTTTGCGGCACGGGTACAGGAAACATACGTTGGCACGTCTGTGAAGCGCGTGACGAGTATTTAG
- a CDS encoding putative methylthioribulose-1-phosphate dehydratase yields the protein MSDIFPESHPEHPLNLIPELCRKFYDLGWATGTGGGISIKMGENYYIAPSGVQKERIMPNEIFVLNASQDVVEEPRTEKQLKISECTPLFFNAYRLRGAGACLHTHSANCVLISLLCDREFRISHIEMIKGIINNETKKALGFRDTLVVPIIENTDFEKDLTASMAECMVRYPESCAVLVRRHGMYVWSDTWQKAKGAVECIDYLMGLAIRMRTLGLEWEPKGAK from the coding sequence ATGTCCGACATCTTTCCCGAGTCACATCCGGAGCATCCGCTCAACCTCATTCCGGAGCTCTGCCGCAAGTTTTACGACCTTGGCTGGGCCACCGGCACGGGCGGCGGCATCTCCATCAAGATGGGCGAGAACTACTACATCGCCCCTAGCGGTGTGCAGAAAGAACGCATCATGCCGAACGAGATTTTCGTGCTGAACGCCAGCCAGGATGTCGTCGAGGAGCCGCGCACGGAGAAGCAGCTAAAAATATCGGAGTGCACACCGCTGTTCTTCAACGCCTaccgcctgcgcggcgctggggcgtgcctgcacacgcactccgCCAACTGTGTCCTCATCAGCCTCCTATGCGACCGCGAGTTCCGCATCTCCCACATCGAGATGATCAAGGGCATTATCAACAACGAAACGAAGAAGGCGCTGGGCTTTCGCGATACCCTCGTCGTCCCAATCATAGAAAATACCGACTTTGAGAAGGACCTGACGGCCTCCATGGCGGAGTGTATGGTGAGGTACCCAGAGTCGTGCGCGGTGCTCGTGCGCCGGCATGGCATGTATGTCTGGTCCGACACTTGGCAGAAGGCGAAGGGCGCAGTTGAGTGCATCGACTACTTGATGGGCCTGGCCATCCGGATGAGGACACTAGGTCTTGAGTGGGAGCCGAAGGGCGCCAAATAA